Proteins encoded by one window of Bauldia sp.:
- the rpmC gene encoding 50S ribosomal protein L29, protein MKAADIRLMTADQQVEEIDRLKKEQFNLRFQRASGQLENTARVRQVRRDIARLATIASQPAKQPVKAAAKKKTKGK, encoded by the coding sequence ATGAAGGCCGCAGACATCCGGTTGATGACCGCCGACCAGCAGGTCGAGGAGATCGATCGCCTGAAGAAGGAGCAGTTCAACCTGCGCTTCCAGCGGGCGAGCGGCCAGCTCGAGAACACGGCGCGCGTTCGCCAGGTCCGCCGCGACATCGCGCGGCTCGCCACGATCGCGTCGCAGCCCGCGAAGCAGCCGGTGAAGGCTGCCGCGAAGAAGAAGACGAAGGGTAAGTAA
- the rpsQ gene encoding 30S ribosomal protein S17 gives MPKRVLQGTVVSDKNDKTIVVLVERRFTHPVLKKTIRRSKKYHAHDAENKHKVGETVSIQESVPISKNKRWVVLDQAATK, from the coding sequence ATGCCGAAACGCGTCCTGCAGGGCACCGTCGTCAGCGACAAGAACGACAAGACCATCGTCGTCCTGGTCGAGCGCCGCTTCACGCACCCGGTGCTGAAGAAGACGATCCGGCGGTCGAAGAAGTACCACGCGCACGACGCGGAGAATAAGCACAAGGTCGGCGAGACGGTCTCCATCCAGGAGAGCGTGCCGATCTCGAAGAACAAGCGCTGGGTCGTGCTCGACCAGGCGGCAACGAAGTAA
- the rplN gene encoding 50S ribosomal protein L14 → MIQMQTNLDVADNSGARRVMCIKVLGGSKRKYASVGDIIVVSVKEAIPRGRVKKGDVMKAVVVRTAKDIRRADGSVIRFDRNAAVLINNQSEPVGTRIFGPVPRELRAKNHMKIISLAPEVL, encoded by the coding sequence ATGATCCAGATGCAGACCAACCTCGATGTGGCGGATAATTCCGGCGCCCGCCGCGTCATGTGCATCAAGGTGCTCGGTGGCTCCAAGCGGAAGTATGCCTCGGTCGGCGACATCATCGTCGTGTCGGTCAAGGAAGCGATCCCGCGCGGCCGGGTGAAGAAGGGCGACGTCATGAAGGCGGTCGTCGTGCGCACCGCCAAGGACATCCGCCGCGCCGACGGCTCGGTCATCCGCTTCGACCGCAACGCCGCGGTGCTCATCAACAATCAGTCGGAGCCGGTCGGCACCCGCATCTTCGGACCGGTGCCGCGCGAGCTTCGCGCCAAGAACCAC